A stretch of the Stegostoma tigrinum isolate sSteTig4 chromosome 34, sSteTig4.hap1, whole genome shotgun sequence genome encodes the following:
- the LOC125446546 gene encoding butyrophilin subfamily 3 member A1-like isoform X1: MLHVTASSSVYLLFLFPEWKRICAYKVSVTLDVETTQPRLEVSEDLKSLRWTGTRRDLPVTGKRFIHSACTCVLGSEGFTSGRHYWEVEVVGNRRWSLGVSSESVEREDWVRLIPENGFWTIGWVENQFYTKSSQTPLPVGQDPRKVGVYLGYESGTVSFYNADTKYHLHTFTGNKFTEKLYPFFCSWDLNQFLRICS, encoded by the exons ATGCTTCATGTCACAGCAAGTTCTTCAGTCTATTTATTATTTCTGTTTCCAGAGTGGAAGAGAATTTGTGCGTATAAAG TctctgtgaccctggatgtggaAACAACGCAACCCCGGCTCGAGGTGTCTGAGGATCTGAAGAGTTTGAGATGGACTGGAACCCGGAGGGATCTCCCTGTCACCGGGAAGAGGTTTATACACAGTGCCTGTACCTGTGTCCTAGGATCAGAGGGATTCACATCGGGGAGACATTactgggaggtggaggtggtggggaATCGGCGCTGGAGTCTGGGAGTGTCCTCAGAGTCTGTGGAGAGGGAGGACTGGGTCAGACTGATCCCGGAGAATGGATTCTGGACCATTGGGTGGGTTGAGAATCAGTTTTATACAAAATCCTCTCAAACCCCTCTCCCTGTCGGTCAGGACCCCAGGAAGGTGGGCGTTTATCTCGGTTATGAGTCTGGGACAGTTTCATTTTACAACGCGGACACCAAGTACCATCTCCACACCTTCACTGGGAATAAATTCACTGAGAAACTTTATCCTTTCTTCTGTAGTTGGGATTTAAACCAGTTTCTGAGAATCTGCTCCTGA
- the LOC125446546 gene encoding butyrophilin subfamily 3 member A1-like isoform X3, whose translation MARPVSVTLDVETTQPRLEVSEDLKSLRWTGTRRDLPVTGKRFIHSACTCVLGSEGFTSGRHYWEVEVVGNRRWSLGVSSESVEREDWVRLIPENGFWTIGWVENQFYTKSSQTPLPVGQDPRKVGVYLGYESGTVSFYNADTKYHLHTFTGNKFTEKLYPFFCSWDLNQFLRICS comes from the exons ATGGCTCGTCCAG TctctgtgaccctggatgtggaAACAACGCAACCCCGGCTCGAGGTGTCTGAGGATCTGAAGAGTTTGAGATGGACTGGAACCCGGAGGGATCTCCCTGTCACCGGGAAGAGGTTTATACACAGTGCCTGTACCTGTGTCCTAGGATCAGAGGGATTCACATCGGGGAGACATTactgggaggtggaggtggtggggaATCGGCGCTGGAGTCTGGGAGTGTCCTCAGAGTCTGTGGAGAGGGAGGACTGGGTCAGACTGATCCCGGAGAATGGATTCTGGACCATTGGGTGGGTTGAGAATCAGTTTTATACAAAATCCTCTCAAACCCCTCTCCCTGTCGGTCAGGACCCCAGGAAGGTGGGCGTTTATCTCGGTTATGAGTCTGGGACAGTTTCATTTTACAACGCGGACACCAAGTACCATCTCCACACCTTCACTGGGAATAAATTCACTGAGAAACTTTATCCTTTCTTCTGTAGTTGGGATTTAAACCAGTTTCTGAGAATCTGCTCCTGA
- the LOC125446546 gene encoding butyrophilin subfamily 1 member A1-like isoform X2, with protein sequence MARPEWKRICAYKVSVTLDVETTQPRLEVSEDLKSLRWTGTRRDLPVTGKRFIHSACTCVLGSEGFTSGRHYWEVEVVGNRRWSLGVSSESVEREDWVRLIPENGFWTIGWVENQFYTKSSQTPLPVGQDPRKVGVYLGYESGTVSFYNADTKYHLHTFTGNKFTEKLYPFFCSWDLNQFLRICS encoded by the exons ATGGCTCGTCCAG AGTGGAAGAGAATTTGTGCGTATAAAG TctctgtgaccctggatgtggaAACAACGCAACCCCGGCTCGAGGTGTCTGAGGATCTGAAGAGTTTGAGATGGACTGGAACCCGGAGGGATCTCCCTGTCACCGGGAAGAGGTTTATACACAGTGCCTGTACCTGTGTCCTAGGATCAGAGGGATTCACATCGGGGAGACATTactgggaggtggaggtggtggggaATCGGCGCTGGAGTCTGGGAGTGTCCTCAGAGTCTGTGGAGAGGGAGGACTGGGTCAGACTGATCCCGGAGAATGGATTCTGGACCATTGGGTGGGTTGAGAATCAGTTTTATACAAAATCCTCTCAAACCCCTCTCCCTGTCGGTCAGGACCCCAGGAAGGTGGGCGTTTATCTCGGTTATGAGTCTGGGACAGTTTCATTTTACAACGCGGACACCAAGTACCATCTCCACACCTTCACTGGGAATAAATTCACTGAGAAACTTTATCCTTTCTTCTGTAGTTGGGATTTAAACCAGTTTCTGAGAATCTGCTCCTGA